In the Scyliorhinus torazame isolate Kashiwa2021f chromosome 4, sScyTor2.1, whole genome shotgun sequence genome, one interval contains:
- the LOC140411340 gene encoding probable G-protein coupled receptor 139 has translation MATDTKIAQIQKEIASMLKNINEVSYNDWRSTILMVPKPNGMKRLCVGQANLQESWLDLLSYDPIVSHTYYLANASCLVSGIGNIFCNSTLFSFLCVTVNLVSILILSRGKCSLSTCTTRYLVAMATADLLVIITEVILNRINDYYFPLNFLRITPVCSVRYVLLRIAIDCSVWFTVAFTFDRFVVICCQKLKSKYCTKRTAAVVLANIGILFTVKNIPIYFRFKPRRIIDNVPWMCSNKRSYFTDPVWIGFRKFEKVLTPLIPFALILLLNLLTVRHILVTSRVRKQLRGQSVGDNHSDPEMESRRKSMILLFSISGSFILLWFVYVLYFFDVNDFLDDDSFYIFENVAYMLRNLSCCTNTLIYVLTQSNFREQLKSMLKYPVISIIKLMNKQHI, from the exons atggctacagatACAAAGATCGCGCAGATACAAAAGGAGATTGCAAGCATGCTTAAGAATATCAATGAAGTCAGTTACAATGATTGGAGATCAACTAttctgatggtaccaaaaccaaatGGAATGAAACGATTGTGTGTTGGACAAGCAAACT TGCAAGAGTCATGGTTGGATTTATTGAGCTATGACCCAATTGTAAGCCACACATATTATCTGGCTAATGCTTCCTGCCTGGTCTCAGGAATAGGCAATATTTTCTGTAATTCcactctcttttcctttttatgtGTTACAGTGAATTTGGTGTCAATTTTGATTCTTTCCCGTGGAAAGTGCagcctctccacctgcaccacaCGCTACTTGGTGGCTATGGCAACAGCGGATCTTCTGGTCATCATCACTGAGGTCATACTAAACCGAATCAATGATTATTATTTCCCATTGAATTTCCTAAgaatcacccctgtgtgtagtgttcgcTACGTCCTGCTCCGTATAGCcatagactgttctgtctggttcactgtcgctttcacttttgatcgatttgtcgtcatttgttgtcagaagctgaaatctaaatattgcaccaagaGAACTGCAGCTGTGGTCCTAGCAAATATCGGCATTCTGTTCACTGTGAAAAACATCCCCATCTACTTTCGATTTAAACCTAGAAGGATTATCGACAATGTACCTTGGATGTGTTCAAATAAGCGGAGCTATTTTACTGACCCTGTTTGGATTGGATTCAGAAAATTTGAAAAAGTTCTAACGCCACTGATACCATTCGCTTTAATTTTGCTGCTGAACttactgacagtcagacacattttggtgACCAGCCGGGTCCGTAAGCAACTGAGAGGTCAGAGCGTGGGGGATAATCAcagtgacccggagatggagagcagaaggaagtcgatgattttactcttctccatatccggcagcttcatcctcctgtggtttgtttatgttttgtatttCTTTGATGTAAATGACTTCTTAGATGATGATTCATTTTACATCTTTGAAAATGTTGCCTATATGCTGCGGaacttaagttgctgcacaaacaccctGATTTACGTCCTGACTCAGTCTAACTTCAGAGAGCAATTGAAGAGCATGCTGAAATACCCAGttatatcaattattaaattaatgaataAACAACACATCTGA